The following nucleotide sequence is from cyanobacterium endosymbiont of Braarudosphaera bigelowii.
TAACCGTAGATTATAACCACAAAATAAAGGTTGATAAAAGTCAATTTCAGCATGAGTAATAGGAATTGCTATTTCGGAATTTAGAAATAGACTTTTTAAATCAATTCCCATTAATTGGAGTTCTCTCTCATAAGCTTCATGACAAATTGATAATAGAGAAGAAAAATATACAACTCCTGCTGCATCAGTATCTGAAAGATGAATAGTTCGATGGTAGGTCATTTATTATACTGTGTATTAATTAAGCTAGTAGTTTTAGTTATTAATATTATTAGGTAATAAATTACTGGAATATTTTATGGTTATATAAGCCAATGTCATGCTGAGTAATATTAAAGACATGATAATCGGGAAAAAATTGAACATTTTTAGGATCATAATACCTAGGCCTAAATAATTAGCTGTCAAAACAGAAATTCTTTGAAAAATACCAGAACATTCAATTGATATTATCTTTAGAACTAAGATATTGATTTTTGCAAAAGAATTAAAAAATATTAAACTGATCAAAATTATTGCTATACTCCAATCTTTAGAAAAAGATACTAAATAAAAGCCTAGTAACTCCATAGTAATAGTAATACTAGTAATAATTAAAAAATTATCAAGTTGAGGATCTCTTAAATACTTTTTAGATATTCTGATATTTGTAAAGTCTACTGTGGCCATCTTTGCCTGTTCTAAGCACATCATAAAAATAGTCAGGCATAAAATCTGATCATTCCAATTTGTACTGATAGTAAGCTGATAAAAAATATTTACTCCAGCAAAAGAAAATAATAGAAGTATCATAATATTTGATTTTTAGTAAAAGATTTGATTACAGCACCATGGTTCAAGACTACTTATCATAATTTTTTTATATTAACTTCAATAAACTTCAAACATAACAATTTCTAATAAATTAATGTAGATTTTATTATTAAAAGTAAGAGTATTAGCTTTGTACTTAATGATTTTAAATAGTAAAAAATGTACAACTTTAAATTATAAATTAATTTCTACTTTTAAGAATTATTTAAAAAAGTCTATCATTCATTTTTGGTACGTAGATATTATATCGACTAGTACTAATAATAGTATGGAAAAGCTTAAATTTAAGATGTATAGAAATAAGATACTATAAAAAGTAAATGATAAGGCAACTCATATAAAAACTTTTTCAGAAAATAAATCATTTGATAAAGTCATTCCTTTAAAAAAACAAAACTTACAAATGGAAAGTATGCCATTTTCTGT
It contains:
- a CDS encoding acyl-CoA thioesterase; translated protein: MTYHRTIHLSDTDAAGVVYFSSLLSICHEAYERELQLMGIDLKSLFLNSEIAIPITHAEIDFYQPLFCGYNLRLDISITNYNNTGFSITYYVISELIPNKYSAIAQTTHVSIDINNRQRTSLAPSILNWLHKKSENMHK